The genomic stretch GAGAAGAAGTAATTAAACGATGCTTTTGCGGAACACCTTCAAGAATTGGGGGTATTGATTTTGCAATTATCGCAAAGGAAACTTTATTACGGCACGCCAATGCTTACCCGGAAGGTAATTTTGAAAACCCAACACCTATAACTTATGGGCAGTATCAATGGAAAAGAGATGGCGAGTTTCACATGTGGAACCCAGAAAGTATTGCGGCGTTGCAAGATGCCGCAAGAAATAATGATTACCAAAAATTTAAAGAGTTCTCAAAACTTATAAATGACCAGACAAACAACCCAAGTACGCTGCGTGGAATGTTGCAGTTTAAAAAAACAACCCCAATATCTATTGACGAGGTTGAAAGCGAACAAGCCATTCTTAAACGCTTTGCAACAGGCGCAATGAGCTTTGGCTCTATAAGCAAAGAAGCTCACGAAAGCTTGGCAATTGCAATGAATAGCATTGGAGCAATGTCAAATACCGGTGAAGGCGGCGAAGACCCAGCGCGATTTAAACCATATCCAAATGGCGATCTGGCAAGAAGCGCGATTAAACAGGTTGCATCTGGACGCTTTGGAGTTACAACAAACTATCTTACAAATGCCGATGAAATTCAAATAAAAGTTGCTCAGGGCGCAAAACCAGGCGAAGGCGGTCAACTGCCAGGCCACAAGGTTAGCGCGGCTATCGCAAGAACGCGCTACACTACACCCGGGGTTACTTTAATTTCCCCACCACCACACCACGATATTTATTCAATTGAAGATTTGGCACAGCTGATTTTTGACTTGAAAAATGTAAACCCTCGCGCAAGAATTAGCGTTAAACTTGTTTCCGAGATTGGCGTTGGCACAGTGGCTGCAGGTGTAGCAAAAGGCCATGCGGATATGATTTTAATTTCCGGCGGCGACGGTGGCACAGGCGCATCGCCTTTAAGCTCAATTAAAAATGCCGGTTTGCCATGGGAGCTTGGACTTAGTGAAACGCACCAGACACTTGTATTAAATAATTTAAGAAGCCGCGTGCGCTTACAAACTGATGGGCAAATGCGCACAGGGCGCGATGTGGCAATTGCGGCACTATTAGGCGCTGAAGAGTATGGCTTTTGCACCGCTGCGCTAATTACACTTGGTTGCGTAATGTTGCGCCACTGTCATTTAAATAACTGCTCTTTGGGTATTGCAACAAATGACGATATATTAACCTCACGATTTAGAGGCAAACCTGAGTATGTTGTTAACTTTATTCGTTTTATTGCGCGTGAACTGCGCGAAGTTATGGCGCAACTTGGCATGAAAAATATTAATGAAATGATTGGAAGAACAGACCTGCTTGAAGCAAACATGGCAATTTTACCGTGGAAAGCGGGCAACATAGATTTTTCTAAAATTCTTTATAAACCGCAACTTGCAAAAGAAGTTGGCATATACAAAACAATCAACCAAGATCACGGAATTGACAAAGTTTTAGATAAACAACTTATTGCGATGTCAAAACCGGCGCTTGAAACCAAACAAAGAGTTAGCATTAACCTGCCAATACATAACTACAACAGAACAACCGGTGCAATGCTTAGCGGTGAAATTTGCCGCATTTACGGCGAGCAGGCACTTCCAAAAAATACCATTCACTGCAAATTTACCGGTTATGCCGGGCAAAGCTTTGGTGCGTTTTTATCAAAAGGTGTTACCTTTGAATTAGAGGGCTTGGCAAATGATTATGTGGGTAAAGGCATATCGGGCGGTAAGGTAATTATTTATCCGTCAAAAGAAGCTACTTATATACCTCAAGACAACATTATAATTGGCAACACAACTTTTTACGGTGCAATATACGGCGAAGCATATATTAGAGGCGTTGCGGGCGAGCGGTTCTGTATAAGAAACTCTGGCCTTAACGCCGTTGTTGAGGGAGTTGGCGACCATGGATGCGAATATATGACGGGTGGAAACATTGTTGTGCTTGGTAAAACAGGACGAAACTTTGCCGCTGGTATGTCTGGCGGCACCGCCTATATTTATGATGTAGAAGGCACATTTAAACAAAAATGCAATATGGAAATGGTTGCATTTGACCAAATAGAAGAGGGCGATGTTGAAACTATTAAACGCATGATTGACTCTCATTATACATACACACAAAGCACAGTTGCAAAAAGCGTACTTGATAATTTTGAGCTTGAACTCAAGAAGTTTGTTAAAGTTATGCCGATTGAGTATAAGCGCATTTTAGAAACAAAAAGAGTACAGGAAAAGCTTGACCAAACAGAAGTTTATAACGGATAATTTATAATTGACTGTGTTATTTTTTTAAAATAAATTATCAAAAGATGTTTTTAAATTTTGCAAACCCTTATAATTAGACAATGAAACATAGTTATCTTTGGAGTAATTTATGGCAGACCCGAAAGGATTTTTAAAAATAAAAAGAGAAGAAGCCGACTACAGGCCGGTTTCAAAACGCCTTAAAGATTATAAAGATGTTTCGCTGCCGCGCTCTAGCGAAGTTTCGCGCGAGCAGGCATCGCGCTGTATGGACTGCGGAACACCATTTTGCCATTGGGGCTGCCCTATTGGCAACTACATCCCTGAATGGAACGACCTGCTTTTTGACGCACAAACCGCTAAAGCGTACAAATACTTATCTTCAACAAATAACTTTCCAGAGTTTACAGGCCGCCTTTGCCCTGCGTTATGCGAGTTTTCTTGCGTTTTGGGCATTAACGACGACCCAACAACTATAAGAGAAAATGAGCTTTTTATTATTGAGCAAGCTTTCAAAGATGGCATTGTAAAACCATTTAGTGTAACAAAAAAAACCGGCAAAAAAGTTGCGGTTATTGGCTCTGGCCCAGCTGGCCTTAGCGTAGCTGATCAACTTTATAAAGCAGGGCACGAAGTAACTGTTTTTGAACGCAACTTGAAAATTGGCGGCATTTTGCGCTACGGTATTCCCGACTTTAAACTTGAAAAGAACATAATTGACAGGCGCATAGCCGTTATGAAAGCTGGCGGAGTTAACTTTGTTACCAGCACAAATATTGGAAAAGATAAAAAAGCAACACAAATGCTTAAAGAGTTTGATGCCATTGCTCTTGCCTGTGGTTCAAGAGCACCTCGCGACCTTAAAGTTGAGGGCAGAGAACTTGGCGGAATATATTTTGCACTGGATTACCTTATGCAGTCAAACCGCAGGGTTTCTGGCGAAAAATTTAGTGATAATTTGATTGATGCCAAAGGCAAAAAAGTTCTTGTTATTGGCGGCGGAGATACCGGTTCTGACTGTGTTGGCACGGCAAATAGGCAAGGCGCTGTTAGCGTAACACAAATAGAAGTTCTCCAAAAAGCGCTTGAGTGCCGCAGCAACGAAACACCTTGGCCAAAGTTTCCCGCATTACTTAAAACCACCTCAAGCCACGAAGAGGGCGTAACGCGCAAATGGTCGGTTTTAACAAAAAATTTTATTGGCAAAAATGGGCTTGTAAATAAGGTTTCATGCGTAGAAGTTGATTTCTCGCAAAAAGATGAAAAAGGTTGCACTCTTATGAAGGAAGTGCCAAAGAGCGCATTTGAAATTGAAGCAGATATGGTGGTGCTTGCAATTGGGTTTTTACACCCAGAGCACGACGGCCCTGTAAAAGAATTGTCTCTTGAGCTTGACCAAAGAGGCAATGTTAAAACGAACTCAAATTTTATGACCTCTCAAAAAGGTGTATTTAGTGCCGGTGATATGAGGAGAGGACAATCGCTTATTGTCTGGGCAATATCTGAAGGCCGCAAAACCGCAAGAGCTATTGATGAATACCTTATAGGCAAAAGCAACCTGCCGGCTCTATAAAGTGAATTTTTACAAATTTTGCATGATAAAAAAGTAAATAATATATTAAATTGTTTTAGTTTTTTTCTCAAAAAATCATCCTACTTTGCCATAACATTTCAATAAAATTTCTACACATTGTTGCCAATTAAACTAAAACATATACGATGTCAGGCAGAAAGTAAAAATATGCCCTTAATGTTTTTGAGCAAGAGAAGTATAATTGATCTGAAAAACGCGGCAGGCATAGATGCCGTGATAACAGGCATTATTACAAAAGCTATTCCGGAACAATATCAATACCATGCTGAAACGACCTCATTTGTAGCTGCTCAGACATAATTAACCTGCCAGATTATAAGCACCCAAAATAATGAGGTTCTTTTGGTCCGGGACAAGCAGCTATGACGCAATGAGCCTGCAAACAGCATTTGAATATATGACAGGGTCAATCATAAAAAGAATGGTCAGTGATACACATCTTATTAAGAAATAGTTCCGTCGAATCAATAGTGTTAAACCCGTATTTTGCCTTGTTGAAATAATTGACGGTATTTAACTTGATATTTACAATTCCTTGACAAGTATCTGTCGTTTGTCTACAATGCATCAACACGAAGAAAAGACAATGGCGTCTTTTTTGAAAAATGGTTGTTGGACAAAGAAGTCCGGCAATGTTGAAAAGCGGTTAGTAAAAGTGTTTACAACACTTTTATATCAAGCATCGGTTTTAAGGTCGTCCATTTGCAGCCTCTAAAAATATAAAAATTTGAGACAAAGCTGTCTCAAAAAATATTTTGCTTTATGGGCACCTTCATACAACAGGGAGGCAGGTAAATGGCTAATGCACATGAGTATGTTTACAGCGTTGTAGACACAGTAAAAAAAAGAAACCCCGGTGAAGTTGAATTTCACCAAGCGGCAATGGAAGTTCTCGGATCACTCATCCCAGTAATTGAAAAACACCCTGAATTTAAAGACGCATCGCTTCTTGAAAGGCTCGTTGAACCCGAAAGGCAAATAATTTTTAGGGTGCCCTGGCAGGACGACAAGTGCAAAATGCATATCAACCGCGCCTTCAGAATACAGTTTAATTCGGCTCTCGGTCCCTACAAGGGCGGCATAAGGCTTCATCCCTCGGTGTATATCGGCATAATCAAATTCCTCGGTTTTGAACAGATATTTAAAAACTCCCTTACGGGCCTTATGATGGGTGGCTCTAAAGGCGGTTCTGATTTTGACCCGAAAGGCAAATCAGACTCGGAAATAATGCGTTTCTGCCAGAGTTTCATGAACGAGCTTTATCGCCACATAGGTGCAGATACGGATGTCCCAGCTGGAGATATAGGCACAGGCGGCAGGGAAATCGGGTATATGTTCGGCCAGTGGAAAAAACTCACCGGCCTCTGGAACGGCGTGTTCACTGGCAAAGGACTGGATTTCGGCGGTTCTCTCGCCAGAACAGAAGCAACCGGCTATGGCTGCGTTTATTTCTGCGAAGAAATGCTTAAAGATAGAAAGGCTTCGTTTGACGGAAAAACCGTGGTCGTATCCGGCTCGGGCAATGTAGCTATTTACGCGCACCAGAAAGCCACCCAGCTTGGCGCTAAAGTTGTGGCTATGTCCGATTCCAACGGTTATATTTACGACAAAAATGGGATAAACCTTGATACCATAAAACGCATCAAAAATGTTGAACGCAAGAGAATCAGAGAATATATAAATGAACATAAAAACGCTCAGTACACAGAAGGCTGCATGGGAATATGGAATGTTAAATGCGATGTAGCGCTTCCCAGCGCAACCCAGAACGAACTGGACGGCAATGCCGCTCAGACACTCGTGAAAAACGGTTGTATCGCCGTAGCTGAAGGGGCCAACATGCCTTCAACTCCCGAAGCGGTAGAAATTTTCATCAAAAACAAAGTTTCTTTCGGACCTGGAAAAGCGGCAAACGCCGGCGGAGTTGCAACATCAGGGCTTGAAATGGCGCAGGATTCCCAGAGAGAAAGCTGGACATTTGAAGAAGTTGACAAAAAGCTTCATCAGATAATGATAAACATTCATAAGTCAGCAAAAGACGCATCCGAAGAGTACGGCACACCTGGCAACCTTGTTAATGGTGCCAATATCGCCGGTTTCATGAAAGTCGCGCGTGCGATGATGGCTCAAGGGCTTGTGTAATAAAGTATTAAAATGAAAAATTTGCGAAAGGGCGGTGCGCACATAACGCATCGCCCTTTTTCAATTAACTTTCCACAATTTAATATTCGCTTGACAGAATAACGAAAATATATTATAAATTAAATGCAATTTGGCTTTTTATATTATTGTATTTGCTTAGCATCAATTACTTGCTAAGGAGGACAAATGAAGAAACCTGACTTAGTAAAACACATTTCTGAAGCCACAGGACTTACCCTTGGTGACACAAACCGTGCAATAAAGGCACTTGTGAAAACTATTCAAGACACTATTAAAAACCACGGGGTTGTATCACTTAGCGGTCTTGGGTCTTTTAGGTCAAAACCCCGTAAAGCGCGCCTGGGCAGAAACCCAAAAACAGGGCAGTTAATTCCTGTTCCCCCAGGCAATAAAGTATCTTTTAAACCAACAACAACTCTGCGCAAACTAATTCAATAATAAAACTATGATTAAAATTAAACCATCAAAAAAACTTGCCTCTCTCCCCCCATATCTTTTTGCCAGAATTAACGCTATTAAATTAGAAGCTTACAAGAAAAACCTTGATGTTATAGACCTTGTAATGGGCAACCCCGATATGCCAACGCCAAGCCATATAGTTGAGCGTTTGTGCGA from Endomicrobiales bacterium encodes the following:
- the gltB gene encoding glutamate synthase large subunit, coding for MSGFYPKKQGLYDPEFEKDSCGVGFVCNIKGNKSNEIVKQGLAVLKRLSHRGATGADPKTGDGAGILIQTPHKFFERISKECKITLPPLGDYGTGLIFLPSDKIQADQCKKIFEDVVTSEGQTILFWRKVPVDNSDIGKTAIESEPAIEQIFITKSFKGKDQLSFERKLYLIRKKVENAVRSSELSQKSYFYITNLSCRTFSFKGLLMPNQVEKYFTDINDSSIESALCLVHSRYSTNTFPAWDLAQPFRFLAHNGEINTLHGNINWMHARESLLKFEEFGDINELSPIIVPGGSDSAAIDNAFELLVLSGRSLPHAMMMLIPSAWEHNNLLEENVRDFYKYHACLSEPWDGPAAMAFTDGKNMCALLDRNGLRPARYIVTKNNTVIMSSEVGVLDMNFADIERSGRLEPGKIFFIDTDAGKIINDSELKEKMASQKPYGKWLSENLIDLDNIPKSTDTQEEKTDTFRLLKTFGYSREDTKTILKPMAETAQEPVGSMGNDTPISILSKKPQLLYTYFKQLFAQVTNPAIDPIREECVMSLETYLGPEKNLLVETPEQCKKIQVKCPILSNDELLKLKKINSSGFKTKTISILFDVSNDNAFVNAIDSICTQAEQALKDGYTFIILSDRGTTHNLAALSALVATGAVHQHLVKKALRTQLSIIVESAEPREVHHFAVLFGYGANLINPYLAYNALSYMIGEGELKIDNEKAEKNYIKAVYKGLQKILSKMGISTLQSYTGAQIFEALGIGEEVIKRCFCGTPSRIGGIDFAIIAKETLLRHANAYPEGNFENPTPITYGQYQWKRDGEFHMWNPESIAALQDAARNNDYQKFKEFSKLINDQTNNPSTLRGMLQFKKTTPISIDEVESEQAILKRFATGAMSFGSISKEAHESLAIAMNSIGAMSNTGEGGEDPARFKPYPNGDLARSAIKQVASGRFGVTTNYLTNADEIQIKVAQGAKPGEGGQLPGHKVSAAIARTRYTTPGVTLISPPPHHDIYSIEDLAQLIFDLKNVNPRARISVKLVSEIGVGTVAAGVAKGHADMILISGGDGGTGASPLSSIKNAGLPWELGLSETHQTLVLNNLRSRVRLQTDGQMRTGRDVAIAALLGAEEYGFCTAALITLGCVMLRHCHLNNCSLGIATNDDILTSRFRGKPEYVVNFIRFIARELREVMAQLGMKNINEMIGRTDLLEANMAILPWKAGNIDFSKILYKPQLAKEVGIYKTINQDHGIDKVLDKQLIAMSKPALETKQRVSINLPIHNYNRTTGAMLSGEICRIYGEQALPKNTIHCKFTGYAGQSFGAFLSKGVTFELEGLANDYVGKGISGGKVIIYPSKEATYIPQDNIIIGNTTFYGAIYGEAYIRGVAGERFCIRNSGLNAVVEGVGDHGCEYMTGGNIVVLGKTGRNFAAGMSGGTAYIYDVEGTFKQKCNMEMVAFDQIEEGDVETIKRMIDSHYTYTQSTVAKSVLDNFELELKKFVKVMPIEYKRILETKRVQEKLDQTEVYNG
- a CDS encoding glutamate synthase subunit beta, translated to MADPKGFLKIKREEADYRPVSKRLKDYKDVSLPRSSEVSREQASRCMDCGTPFCHWGCPIGNYIPEWNDLLFDAQTAKAYKYLSSTNNFPEFTGRLCPALCEFSCVLGINDDPTTIRENELFIIEQAFKDGIVKPFSVTKKTGKKVAVIGSGPAGLSVADQLYKAGHEVTVFERNLKIGGILRYGIPDFKLEKNIIDRRIAVMKAGGVNFVTSTNIGKDKKATQMLKEFDAIALACGSRAPRDLKVEGRELGGIYFALDYLMQSNRRVSGEKFSDNLIDAKGKKVLVIGGGDTGSDCVGTANRQGAVSVTQIEVLQKALECRSNETPWPKFPALLKTTSSHEEGVTRKWSVLTKNFIGKNGLVNKVSCVEVDFSQKDEKGCTLMKEVPKSAFEIEADMVVLAIGFLHPEHDGPVKELSLELDQRGNVKTNSNFMTSQKGVFSAGDMRRGQSLIVWAISEGRKTARAIDEYLIGKSNLPAL
- the gdhA gene encoding NADP-specific glutamate dehydrogenase, with protein sequence MANAHEYVYSVVDTVKKRNPGEVEFHQAAMEVLGSLIPVIEKHPEFKDASLLERLVEPERQIIFRVPWQDDKCKMHINRAFRIQFNSALGPYKGGIRLHPSVYIGIIKFLGFEQIFKNSLTGLMMGGSKGGSDFDPKGKSDSEIMRFCQSFMNELYRHIGADTDVPAGDIGTGGREIGYMFGQWKKLTGLWNGVFTGKGLDFGGSLARTEATGYGCVYFCEEMLKDRKASFDGKTVVVSGSGNVAIYAHQKATQLGAKVVAMSDSNGYIYDKNGINLDTIKRIKNVERKRIREYINEHKNAQYTEGCMGIWNVKCDVALPSATQNELDGNAAQTLVKNGCIAVAEGANMPSTPEAVEIFIKNKVSFGPGKAANAGGVATSGLEMAQDSQRESWTFEEVDKKLHQIMINIHKSAKDASEEYGTPGNLVNGANIAGFMKVARAMMAQGLV
- a CDS encoding HU family DNA-binding protein, whose translation is MKKPDLVKHISEATGLTLGDTNRAIKALVKTIQDTIKNHGVVSLSGLGSFRSKPRKARLGRNPKTGQLIPVPPGNKVSFKPTTTLRKLIQ